The bacterium genome includes a window with the following:
- the rfbH gene encoding lipopolysaccharide biosynthesis protein RfbH, protein MTTPEQLKQEILAKTAEYYRLVHGSKPDFEPGKSPVSYAGRVFDEREMTNLVDSALEFWLTYGRYSRLFERGLARYLGLKHCLLVNSGSSANLLAFSTLTSPKLGDRRIRPGDEVITVAAGFPTTVSPVVQYGAVPVFVDVELTTANIDVSMLEAAVSPKTKAVMLAHTLGNPFDLDAVAAFCEKHGLWLIEDNCDALGSTYTSHRAPGSPVTKLTGTFGHIATSSFYPPHHMTMGEGGAVYTNNDELAAIAESIRDWGRDCYCQSGKDNTCGKRFDQSFGALPHGYDHKYVYSHFGYNLKVSDMQAAVGYAQLDKLPDFGEARRRNFKALHAALSKFEDVLQLPQATPHSDPSWFGFLMLVKPGAPFTRREIVSHLESKRIQTRMLFAGNLIKQPCFDEMRRTQTGYRVVGELTNTDLIMENAFLVGVYPGMTDDHLAYIAQSIEDFIRVGIKA, encoded by the coding sequence ATGACCACTCCCGAACAACTCAAGCAAGAAATACTGGCCAAGACGGCGGAGTACTATCGCCTGGTCCATGGCTCGAAGCCCGACTTCGAGCCGGGGAAAAGCCCCGTCTCTTACGCCGGGCGCGTCTTCGACGAGCGCGAGATGACGAACTTGGTCGACTCCGCCCTCGAGTTCTGGCTGACCTACGGGCGCTACTCGCGCCTGTTCGAGCGAGGGCTGGCCAGGTACCTGGGCCTCAAGCACTGTCTACTGGTCAACTCGGGCTCCTCGGCGAACTTGCTGGCCTTCTCCACCCTGACCTCTCCGAAGCTCGGAGATCGGCGGATCCGGCCGGGCGACGAGGTCATTACGGTCGCGGCAGGCTTCCCCACCACCGTCTCCCCCGTCGTGCAGTACGGGGCGGTGCCGGTGTTCGTGGACGTCGAGCTGACCACGGCCAACATCGACGTAAGCATGCTCGAGGCGGCCGTGAGCCCCAAGACCAAGGCCGTCATGCTCGCTCACACGCTCGGCAATCCCTTCGACCTGGATGCGGTCGCCGCGTTCTGCGAGAAGCACGGGCTTTGGCTGATCGAGGACAATTGCGACGCCCTGGGCTCCACCTACACCTCGCACCGCGCCCCCGGCTCGCCGGTGACCAAGCTGACGGGCACCTTTGGCCACATCGCCACCAGCAGCTTCTATCCGCCCCACCACATGACCATGGGGGAAGGCGGGGCCGTCTACACCAACAACGACGAGCTGGCAGCCATCGCCGAGTCCATCCGCGACTGGGGCCGGGATTGCTACTGCCAATCGGGCAAGGACAACACCTGCGGCAAGCGCTTCGACCAAAGCTTCGGCGCTCTGCCCCACGGCTATGATCACAAGTACGTCTACTCTCACTTCGGCTACAACCTGAAGGTGAGCGACATGCAGGCCGCGGTGGGCTATGCCCAGCTCGACAAGCTCCCTGATTTCGGCGAGGCGCGGCGCCGCAACTTCAAGGCGCTCCATGCCGCCCTCTCGAAGTTCGAGGACGTGCTGCAACTGCCCCAAGCCACACCTCACAGCGACCCGAGCTGGTTCGGCTTCCTCATGCTCGTGAAGCCCGGCGCTCCCTTCACCCGGCGTGAGATCGTCTCCCACCTGGAGTCCAAGCGGATCCAGACGCGGATGCTCTTCGCCGGCAACCTCATCAAGCAGCCCTGCTTCGACGAGATGCGCCGCACGCAAACCGGCTACCGGGTGGTCGGAGAGCTTACGAACACGGATCTCATCATGGAGAACGCCTTCCTGGTCGGGGTCTATCCCGGCATGACCGACGACCACCTCGCCTACATCGCCCAGAGCATCGAGGACTTCATCCGGGTGGGGATCAAGGCATGA
- a CDS encoding dTDP-4-dehydrorhamnose 3,5-epimerase family protein has protein sequence MIEGVKITPLRQIVDERGKIMHMLRADAAHFEQFGEIYFSMVHQGAIKAWHIHQEMTLNYAVPVGKIKMVLYDDREDSPTRGKLMELFLGPDQYQLVTVPPMVWNGFKGIAPDSLVANCATHPHRPDEIDRLDPFSPKIPYDWAIKHG, from the coding sequence ATGATTGAAGGCGTCAAGATCACCCCGCTGCGTCAGATCGTCGACGAGCGCGGCAAAATCATGCACATGCTGCGCGCGGACGCGGCGCACTTCGAGCAGTTCGGCGAGATCTACTTCTCCATGGTGCACCAAGGGGCCATCAAGGCCTGGCACATCCATCAGGAGATGACCCTCAACTACGCGGTACCGGTCGGCAAGATCAAGATGGTGCTCTACGACGATCGCGAAGACTCCCCCACCAGGGGCAAACTGATGGAGCTCTTCCTGGGCCCCGATCAGTACCAGCTGGTGACCGTCCCGCCGATGGTGTGGAACGGCTTCAAGGGGATCGCCCCGGACAGCCTCGTGGCGAACTGCGCCACGCATCCCCATCGGCCGGACGAGATCGATCGCCTGGATCCTTTCAGCCCGAAGATTCCCTACGACTGGGCCATCAAGCATGGATGA
- a CDS encoding NAD(P)-dependent oxidoreductase, with amino-acid sequence MTRVLVTGATGYVGSRLVQRLVASEAYQVSVLVRPTSDLTRLGKAREAVQILPTEGDVSSLTQAMKEARPEAVVHLASLYLSQHTPADVGPLVDSNVRFGACLLEAMVQAGVTRLLNTGTAWETMDGPPDYRPACLYAATKRAFDALLCFYEDAYDLRSLTLKLYDTYGPDDWRPKLFSLLKRSVASGESIPFSPGEQLLDLTHVDDLTDAFERGIRSLCSADAPRHRELHVGSGKGRSLKEIVSLFESVGGVKANLQWGARPYRDREVMRAVADPSEARTVLGWEARIDLREGIRAAFFQETDR; translated from the coding sequence ATGACCCGTGTGCTCGTGACGGGCGCCACGGGCTACGTCGGCAGCCGCCTCGTCCAGCGCCTGGTCGCGTCGGAGGCGTATCAGGTCTCCGTCCTGGTACGCCCGACGTCCGACCTGACGCGCCTGGGCAAGGCGCGAGAAGCGGTGCAGATCCTGCCGACCGAAGGGGACGTTTCAAGCCTCACCCAGGCGATGAAAGAGGCTCGGCCCGAGGCGGTCGTGCATCTCGCGTCCCTGTATCTGAGCCAGCATACGCCCGCTGACGTGGGTCCCCTCGTGGATTCGAACGTGCGTTTCGGCGCTTGCTTGCTGGAGGCGATGGTCCAGGCGGGGGTGACCCGCCTCCTCAATACCGGCACGGCCTGGGAGACCATGGACGGCCCCCCGGACTATCGGCCCGCCTGCTTGTACGCCGCGACCAAACGCGCCTTCGACGCCCTCTTGTGCTTCTACGAAGACGCCTACGACCTGCGCAGCCTGACGCTCAAGCTCTACGACACCTACGGCCCTGACGACTGGCGCCCGAAGCTGTTTTCCCTGTTGAAGCGAAGCGTCGCCTCCGGCGAGTCGATCCCCTTTTCGCCGGGTGAGCAGCTCCTCGACCTCACGCACGTCGACGACCTGACGGACGCCTTCGAGCGCGGCATCCGCTCCCTTTGCTCGGCAGATGCCCCTCGCCATCGCGAGCTCCACGTCGGCTCCGGAAAAGGGCGATCGCTCAAGGAGATCGTGAGCCTGTTCGAATCGGTCGGCGGCGTCAAAGCCAACCTCCAGTGGGGGGCTCGCCCTTACCGCGACCGGGAAGTCATGCGCGCGGTCGCGGACCCGAGCGAGGCGCGGACCGTGCTTGGATGGGAAGCTCGAATCGACCTGCGCGAAGGGATTCGCGCCGCATTTTTTCAGGAGACGGACCGATGA